One genomic segment of Flagellimonas marinaquae includes these proteins:
- a CDS encoding mechanosensitive ion channel family protein, whose product MEKAQEWFDYGIELAKEFGPKLITALLIYIVGMWVVKKIIGGTRKVMSKSKYDESLQKFLLNLLSWSLKIFLIIIVISRLGVDVTTFAAVIAAAGLAVGLALQGSLSNFAGGVLLMIFKPYRIGDLIEAQGVLGVVKEIEIFTTKMVTPQNKLAIVPNGAMANGNIINYTAEGKMRVDTVIGVGYGEDIKKTKEVLLNVLTSNPKVLKEPAPSVNVMELADSSVNFAVRPFCKPEDYWDVYFGTYENCKIALDEAGIEIPYPHQVEIHKEA is encoded by the coding sequence ATGGAAAAAGCACAAGAATGGTTCGACTACGGTATTGAACTGGCCAAAGAATTCGGCCCTAAACTAATTACAGCACTTCTTATCTACATTGTGGGGATGTGGGTGGTAAAGAAAATCATCGGTGGAACCCGAAAGGTAATGTCCAAAAGTAAATATGATGAATCCCTGCAAAAATTTTTGTTGAACCTACTGTCTTGGTCGCTCAAAATATTTTTGATCATTATCGTTATCTCTCGACTAGGGGTAGATGTTACCACATTTGCTGCAGTAATCGCAGCTGCAGGTCTTGCCGTAGGTTTGGCGCTGCAAGGTTCGCTGTCCAATTTTGCCGGCGGTGTACTTCTCATGATATTTAAACCTTACCGTATTGGAGACCTTATCGAGGCCCAAGGCGTTCTTGGAGTTGTAAAGGAGATAGAAATTTTTACAACAAAAATGGTAACACCACAAAACAAACTGGCTATTGTCCCGAACGGAGCAATGGCCAACGGCAACATAATCAATTACACGGCCGAAGGTAAAATGCGGGTGGATACCGTTATTGGCGTAGGTTATGGCGAAGACATCAAAAAAACCAAAGAAGTGCTGTTGAACGTGCTCACTTCCAACCCAAAAGTACTTAAAGAACCTGCACCGTCGGTTAATGTGATGGAACTGGCCGATAGTTCAGTGAACTTTGCAGTACGGCCCTTTTGTAAGCCCGAAGATTATTGGGATGTGTACTTTGGAACCTATGAAAATTGCAAAATTGCCTTGGATGAAGCCGGAATCGAAATTCCTTATCCACACCAGGTGGAAATCCACAAAGAAGCATAA
- a CDS encoding DUF4252 domain-containing protein: MKHLIKSIMAIGALFLASCASQPTLQEYYVDNSENPNFLSIDVPASILKMDEVELTPTQKEAIESLRKFNLLAFKKNEDNVAEYEIEKKKVSQILKGDDFVELMKINSKYGKGVIKYLGDEDAIDEVIIYGDSKDKGFALVRVLGKDMNPAHIIQLMQAIQKSDYKGEGLGEIGDFLKG; encoded by the coding sequence ATGAAACATTTAATTAAATCCATAATGGCAATCGGAGCATTGTTCTTGGCTTCGTGCGCGTCGCAGCCCACTTTGCAGGAGTATTATGTGGACAATTCGGAAAACCCGAATTTTTTGTCCATCGATGTACCGGCAAGCATTCTCAAAATGGATGAGGTGGAGCTGACCCCGACCCAAAAAGAGGCCATAGAATCATTGCGAAAGTTCAATTTATTGGCCTTTAAAAAGAATGAGGACAATGTTGCCGAATACGAGATCGAAAAAAAGAAAGTGAGCCAAATCTTAAAAGGGGACGACTTTGTTGAACTCATGAAGATAAACTCCAAGTATGGCAAGGGGGTTATCAAATATTTGGGAGATGAGGATGCCATTGATGAAGTGATTATTTATGGAGATAGTAAGGACAAAGGCTTTGCCCTGGTCCGTGTGCTCGGCAAGGATATGAACCCGGCACATATCATACAATTAATGCAGGCCATTCAAAAATCCGATTACAAAGGCGAAGGGCTAGGTGAAATCGGTGATTTTCTAAAAGGCTAA